One window of the Archangium primigenium genome contains the following:
- a CDS encoding type I polyketide synthase — protein MSEEINYRQLLQQQLVKIRKLEARLEQAEAARREPIAIVGMACRLPGGVETPEAFWELMARGEDATSEVPPDRWDAEVLYSPEPGARGKIRTRRGGFLRDVAHFDARFFGLSDREAERMDPQQRLMLEVGWEALERAGVAVARARRERVGVFVGVMNNDYGQRVLNTEGLEGIDPHFMGARANCAIAGRLSYLWGFQGPSLVVDTACSSSLVAVHLACQSLREGESTLALAGGVNLLLSPEASIYLSSSGALSPDGRCRGFDAAADGFGRAEACGVLVLERLADARARGANVLAVIRGSAVGHDGPSSAFTVPNGVAQREVIRQALRAADVAPARVSYLEAHGTGTPMGDPIEAEAMWSALKEGRVGGESLWMGSVKTNLGYAEAASGVVGMMKVVLALRHGQLPPHLHLKTPNPRIDWARMGVTVPRELTAWTPTQGERVAGVTSYGRTGTVAHVVLAEPPARAEAVPGVERPAHLWVVSARSEAALRAQVERHARFLETSPEPLGDLCFTAATGRTHFEHRLAVVGRDAREVREGLLRAASARLAPPVTAAPGVVFVLRSDGPAFPEETRALFDTQPVFREALEAGASASGGLVDGPLLPVLFGGAASDAMARAAGFVRTWALTRLWRAWGVRPEAWEAPGVGAWVAAVAAERVGLAEGLRGALAGTVAPPVVSPVDAAATVRLELDSPAWSTLLTSLGALYVRGVEVDWAAIEPSRVRRRAVLPTYAFQRERYWLTSPRVQASTG, from the coding sequence ATGAGCGAGGAGATCAACTACCGCCAGCTGCTGCAGCAGCAGCTGGTGAAGATCCGCAAGCTGGAGGCGCGGCTGGAGCAGGCCGAGGCCGCGCGCCGCGAGCCCATCGCGATCGTCGGCATGGCGTGTCGGCTGCCGGGCGGCGTGGAGACGCCCGAGGCCTTCTGGGAGCTGATGGCCCGGGGGGAGGACGCCACGAGCGAGGTGCCCCCGGACCGCTGGGACGCCGAGGTGCTGTACTCCCCGGAGCCGGGCGCGCGGGGGAAGATCCGCACCCGGCGCGGCGGCTTCCTCCGGGACGTGGCGCACTTCGACGCGCGCTTCTTCGGCCTGTCCGACCGGGAGGCGGAGCGGATGGATCCCCAGCAGCGGCTGATGCTGGAGGTGGGGTGGGAGGCGCTGGAGCGCGCGGGGGTGGCGGTGGCGCGCGCGCGGCGCGAGCGGGTGGGCGTCTTCGTGGGGGTGATGAACAACGACTATGGCCAGCGGGTGCTGAACACCGAGGGCCTGGAGGGCATTGATCCGCACTTCATGGGGGCGCGGGCCAACTGCGCCATCGCCGGGCGGCTGTCGTACCTGTGGGGCTTCCAGGGGCCGAGCCTGGTGGTGGACACGGCGTGCTCCTCCTCGCTGGTGGCGGTGCACCTGGCGTGTCAGAGCCTGCGCGAGGGCGAGAGCACGCTGGCGCTGGCGGGCGGGGTGAACCTCTTGCTGTCGCCCGAGGCGAGCATCTACCTGTCCAGCAGCGGGGCGCTGTCGCCGGACGGGCGGTGCCGGGGCTTCGACGCGGCGGCGGACGGCTTCGGGCGGGCGGAGGCGTGCGGGGTGCTGGTGCTCGAGCGCCTGGCGGACGCGCGGGCCCGGGGCGCGAACGTCCTCGCGGTCATCCGGGGCTCGGCGGTGGGACATGACGGGCCGAGCAGCGCCTTCACGGTGCCCAATGGGGTGGCGCAGCGGGAGGTCATCCGCCAGGCGCTGCGGGCGGCGGACGTGGCGCCCGCGCGGGTGAGCTACCTGGAGGCGCACGGTACGGGCACGCCCATGGGCGACCCCATCGAGGCAGAGGCGATGTGGTCCGCCCTCAAGGAAGGCCGGGTGGGAGGCGAGTCCCTGTGGATGGGCTCGGTGAAGACGAACCTGGGCTACGCGGAGGCGGCCTCGGGGGTGGTGGGCATGATGAAGGTGGTGCTGGCGCTGCGGCACGGCCAACTGCCGCCGCACCTGCACCTGAAGACGCCCAACCCGCGCATCGACTGGGCGCGCATGGGCGTCACCGTGCCGCGCGAGCTGACGGCGTGGACGCCCACCCAGGGCGAGCGCGTGGCGGGGGTGACCTCCTATGGGCGCACGGGCACGGTGGCGCACGTGGTGCTCGCCGAGCCTCCCGCGCGCGCCGAGGCGGTGCCGGGCGTGGAGCGGCCCGCGCATTTGTGGGTGGTCTCGGCGCGGAGCGAGGCGGCCCTGCGCGCGCAGGTGGAGCGCCACGCGCGCTTCCTGGAGACGAGCCCCGAGCCCCTGGGTGACCTGTGTTTCACGGCCGCCACGGGGCGCACGCACTTCGAGCACCGGCTGGCGGTGGTGGGGCGGGACGCGCGTGAGGTGCGCGAGGGGCTCTTGCGCGCGGCCTCGGCGCGGCTCGCTCCGCCCGTCACCGCCGCGCCCGGCGTGGTGTTCGTCTTGAGGAGCGACGGCCCGGCCTTCCCGGAGGAGACGCGGGCGCTGTTCGACACCCAGCCCGTGTTCCGCGAGGCGCTGGAGGCGGGCGCGAGCGCGAGCGGGGGCCTCGTGGACGGGCCCCTGTTGCCGGTGCTGTTCGGCGGCGCGGCCAGCGACGCGATGGCCCGGGCGGCCGGGTTCGTGCGGACGTGGGCGCTGACGCGGCTGTGGCGCGCGTGGGGCGTACGGCCGGAGGCCTGGGAGGCCCCGGGCGTGGGCGCCTGGGTGGCGGCGGTGGCCGCCGAGCGGGTGGGCCTGGCGGAGGGTCTGCGGGGCGCGCTCGCGGGCACGGTGGCGCCTCCCGTGGTGAGCCCCGTGGACGCGGCGGCGACAGTACGACTGGAGCTGGACTCACCGGCGTGGAGCACGCTGCTCACGTCACTCGGCGCGCTGTATGTCCGGGGCGTGGAGGTGGACTGGGCGGCCATCGAGCCCTCCCGGGTCCGGCGCCGCGCTGTCCTGCCGACCTATGCCTTCCAACGCGAGCGCTACTGGCTCACATCTCCCCGCGTCCAAGCGTCCACCGGCTGA
- a CDS encoding type I polyketide synthase, which yields MSEEVKDELKQRLARAVLVMQKMQARIDTLERARSEPIAVVGMGCRFPGGADTPEAFWELLAAGRDAVRREPASRRVGSDSTTRWAGYLDDVSGFDADFFGLSPREAASLDPRQRMLLEVAWEALEHAGQDPERLMNTPTGVFVGLTGDDYARLLPAEPERIDAYFGTGNGHCFPPGRLSYTLGLRGPSLAVDTACSSSLVAVHLACQSLRSGECDVALAGGANLVLDPTVTHTLVKMQALSPNGRCSAFDARANGFVRGEGAGLVVLKRLSDATAQGDTILAVLRGSAVNQDGRSQGLTAPNGLAQQALLRQALLQARVEPSALGYVEAHGTGTPLGDPIEVEALVEVLGQARADGSRCAIGSVKTNLGHLEAAAGIAGLMKAILALQHEAIPRHLNFSRLNPRIRLEDTPFFIPTETVPWTRSGTPRVAGVSAFGMSGTNAHIIIEEAPVPFPRPRPATRRSAHLLTLSARSEAALEALARRHATHLATHPAEDVADVCFTTNTARARLPYRLAVVGDSAAAIAGHLSAFTPGHAPRERLASGRAAEAPPKVAFLFTGQGAQFAGMGRRLFETSDVFRAALERCAARLAPRMDLLGVLFPKEGALSPIDQTGYSQPALFALGYALAEQWRAWGVVPTAVMGHSVGEFAAACVAGILSLEDALELIAERGRLMQGLPPGGVMATVFASREQVAPLLVREEGRVSIAADNAPGQLTVSGEAEAVARLTAALEAQGISCRKLNVSHAFHSHLMEPMLDALEAKAARLARKPGTIPLVSNVTGRPVAPEELGAPGYWRRHAREAVRFREGMEALRGLGIDVFVEVGPHATLLGLGRASLGDGPGWLSSLRKGKDDLEQMLDVLGHLSVRGLALDWKKVDPEPTRRRVVLPRYPWQRQRHWALSESAPAPRAASAEAGELYGVEWRSVPAAAPVPGPAPGTWWVLEDGGGVAERLAARIEAQGGTCVRSRRLPEGAAWADCAGVVVLSGLDARDVTGPEVGAACLELTAALRALEAVPEARARVWAVTRGAWREAPAQAVLWGLGRTLTLEHPRHWGGLIDLDAGGDVDGLWAALQAPGGEDQLRLEGGTRQVARLVKREPPATQPLAVRADATYLVTGGQGALGLELARELVGRGARHLVLTSRGAFPERAHWDELVSQGDERAARISAVRELEAAGAEVWLVQADVSRREDMAALLERMRGALPPLRGLVHAAAVSEKREGRTLDADALGRVLAPKAEGAWHLHTLTRETPLDFFVLFSSVAAVWGSAGEGAYAAANAFLDALAAHRRAQGLVATSIAWGLWEGEGTGTARDRRWLESVGLGALPRASGRAWWARLVGADVTEGVVALVDWERLRPLLEARSPRPLLSLLPGSENVPRAPTRGPPAPGALDVLVRETVSRTLGLPAEAGVDDTRGFHELGLDSIMAVELKTGLEAALGLTLPATLAFNYPSVRALTEHLATRLGSQVEEAPAASAPREVVDAEEPIAIVGMACRLPGGVETPEAFWRLLRDGTDAISEIPRDRWAVEDWYDPDPATPGKMAVRQGGFLRDVAGFDPGFFGISPREAESMDPQQRLMLEVAWEALERAGQDTTALRDSATGVFVGVTTTDYARVILQGRPEAVDAWFASGTSLNAVAGRVSYTFGFKGPSMAVDTACSSSLTALHLACQSLRSGESTRALAAGVNVILAPEPMMAASRARMLAPDGRCKTFDASANGFARAEGCGVLVLERLSDARARGSNVLALIRGTAVNQDGPSSGLTVPNGLAQREVIQQALRRGGVAPAEVSYLEAHGTGTSLGDPIEAEAMWSVLKEGRAPGASLWMGSVKTNLGHLESAAGVAGVMKVVLALRHRQLPAHLHLKTPNPHIDWKGMGVTVPVALTDWAPTQGRRLAGVSSFGFSGTNAHVVLEEAPPAPEQPRSEAREHVLLLSARSEEALRVLAGRYARALEAGASLEDLCFTAAVGRARFEHRGAWTARTAEELRARLLEVEAGRELAGARARAEALGEGTPAPPGGHRVEAPTYPFERQRYWWREPAVRPVAAASHVPHAVPHFGRRLRSPALDALVYEAVYGPSGPVHLEDHRLFGTRVAAGSSHVSLVLSVLQDVHGSPVCTLENVAFPQALSLGDDEERTLQVIVAPPERGGAFEVKSWSGARDGTDAWVLHASGTVRVGSPTSPEPWSSREQLLPRCSERHSGETLYQAMRARGYTLGPGYQWIHSVARGGHELVGELRLPALRDSLDDHVLHPGLVDSCFQVLASWTLDLLAKQQDTLLIPFSLERFTVHRRPRGAVWCHARIREGREEENTLVGGDLRLFDEEGLVAEALGFRGRMASREVFHVGAAPRSEDARYEVHWAPAPPRAPGSLLDGGRPWSLWMDAGGVGEHLARQLEASGATVRRIHSAGELPPESLGVVYLAGLDARIPDNASAEAAQHAVLEASGGVLDLVKALGARGGDTPVWLVTRGARTVAPGAAPALAQAPLWALGRVIDRELPGSRWARVDLEPGDDAGGLDLLLAELAAGVDPAEREVAFRGGTRLHPVLREGPPVADGAVGFAREATYLITGGLGGLGLEVAKWMVERGARHLMLVGRRAPSSAAEEAILELERAGAHVAVESVDVSREEDIVRLLHRIDVDAPPLRGIVHAAGVLDDGALGQQDRERFARVMDPKVAGAWNLHRLTRGLSLDFFVLFSSASATVGSPGQGNYAVANAFLDALVHERRAQGLPAQSLAWGPWAETGMVGAPDGQLARALARRGIRPLPTQRALALFEEALRHGAPHVALMSIQWPVYLEALGALGRSSFYGGRVPAPARLPAPVRDAPLARRLQEVAPHERARLLARGLQDEAARVLRLEASRVDWRQGFAELGMDSLMAIELRDILQKQLGVSVPATVALDHPTIDFLARHLLAEVLKLDGGEVPAVAPVPTAAPVVAPPGAGDNLDGLSDEELARLVAEDLARDS from the coding sequence GTGAGCGAGGAGGTGAAGGACGAGCTCAAGCAGCGCCTGGCGCGCGCCGTCCTGGTGATGCAGAAGATGCAGGCGCGCATCGACACGCTCGAGCGCGCCCGCTCCGAGCCCATCGCCGTGGTGGGCATGGGCTGCCGCTTCCCCGGGGGCGCGGACACGCCCGAGGCCTTCTGGGAGCTGCTCGCCGCGGGGCGCGATGCCGTGCGGCGCGAGCCCGCCTCCCGGCGCGTGGGTTCGGACAGCACCACCCGTTGGGCGGGCTACCTGGACGACGTGAGCGGCTTCGACGCGGACTTCTTCGGGCTGTCGCCCCGCGAAGCCGCGAGCCTGGATCCCCGCCAGCGCATGCTCCTGGAGGTCGCCTGGGAGGCGCTGGAGCACGCGGGGCAGGATCCCGAGCGGTTGATGAACACGCCCACGGGCGTCTTCGTGGGCCTCACGGGCGATGACTACGCGCGCCTGTTGCCCGCCGAGCCCGAGCGCATCGACGCCTACTTCGGCACCGGCAACGGGCACTGCTTTCCGCCCGGCCGCCTGTCGTACACGCTGGGCCTGCGCGGGCCGAGCCTCGCGGTGGACACGGCGTGCTCCTCGTCGCTCGTGGCGGTGCACCTGGCCTGCCAGAGCCTGCGCTCGGGCGAGTGCGACGTGGCGCTCGCGGGCGGCGCCAACCTGGTGTTGGACCCGACCGTCACCCACACCCTCGTGAAGATGCAGGCGCTCTCGCCCAACGGGCGGTGCAGCGCCTTCGACGCGCGCGCCAACGGCTTCGTGCGGGGCGAGGGCGCGGGTCTCGTGGTGCTCAAGCGCCTGTCGGACGCCACCGCCCAGGGCGACACCATTCTCGCCGTGCTCCGGGGCTCGGCCGTCAACCAGGACGGGCGCTCGCAGGGGCTCACCGCGCCCAACGGGCTCGCCCAGCAGGCCCTGCTGCGTCAGGCGCTGCTCCAGGCCCGCGTGGAGCCCTCGGCGCTCGGGTACGTGGAGGCCCATGGCACCGGCACCCCCCTGGGCGATCCCATCGAGGTGGAGGCCCTGGTGGAGGTGCTGGGCCAGGCGCGCGCGGATGGCTCGCGCTGCGCCATCGGCTCGGTGAAGACGAACCTCGGCCACCTGGAGGCCGCCGCGGGCATCGCCGGCCTCATGAAGGCCATCCTCGCGCTCCAGCACGAGGCCATTCCCCGGCACCTGAACTTCTCCCGGCTCAACCCCCGCATCCGCCTGGAGGACACGCCCTTCTTCATCCCCACGGAGACGGTGCCCTGGACGCGCTCGGGCACACCCCGCGTCGCGGGCGTGAGCGCCTTCGGCATGAGCGGCACCAACGCGCACATCATTATAGAAGAAGCCCCGGTGCCTTTCCCGCGCCCGCGGCCCGCCACCCGGCGCAGCGCGCACCTGCTCACGCTCTCCGCTCGGAGCGAGGCCGCGCTGGAGGCGCTGGCCCGCCGCCACGCCACGCACCTGGCCACCCACCCGGCCGAGGACGTGGCCGACGTGTGCTTCACCACCAACACCGCGCGCGCGCGCCTGCCGTACCGGCTCGCCGTGGTGGGCGACTCGGCGGCGGCGATCGCCGGTCACCTGTCCGCGTTCACGCCGGGCCACGCGCCCCGCGAGCGCCTGGCCTCGGGCCGGGCCGCGGAGGCCCCGCCCAAGGTGGCCTTCCTCTTCACCGGCCAGGGCGCGCAGTTCGCTGGCATGGGCCGCCGCCTGTTCGAGACGTCCGACGTCTTCCGCGCCGCCCTGGAGCGCTGCGCCGCGCGGCTCGCGCCGAGGATGGATCTGCTCGGGGTGCTCTTCCCCAAGGAAGGCGCGCTCTCGCCCATCGATCAGACGGGCTACAGCCAGCCGGCGCTCTTCGCCCTGGGGTACGCGCTCGCGGAGCAGTGGCGCGCGTGGGGCGTGGTGCCCACCGCCGTCATGGGCCACAGCGTGGGGGAGTTCGCCGCCGCGTGCGTGGCGGGCATCCTCTCCCTGGAGGACGCGCTGGAGCTCATCGCCGAGCGCGGCCGGCTCATGCAGGGCCTGCCGCCCGGCGGTGTCATGGCCACGGTGTTCGCCTCGCGCGAGCAGGTGGCGCCGCTGCTCGTCCGGGAGGAGGGCCGCGTCTCGATCGCCGCGGACAACGCGCCCGGACAGCTCACCGTGTCCGGCGAGGCCGAGGCCGTCGCGCGTCTCACCGCGGCCCTGGAGGCCCAGGGCATCTCCTGCCGCAAGCTCAACGTCTCGCACGCCTTCCACTCGCACCTCATGGAGCCGATGCTCGACGCGCTGGAGGCCAAGGCGGCGCGGCTGGCGCGCAAGCCGGGGACGATTCCCCTGGTGTCCAACGTGACGGGCCGGCCCGTGGCGCCCGAGGAGCTGGGCGCGCCGGGCTACTGGCGGCGTCATGCCCGCGAGGCCGTGCGCTTCCGCGAGGGCATGGAGGCCCTGCGCGGCCTGGGCATCGACGTCTTCGTGGAGGTGGGGCCCCACGCCACGCTGCTGGGCCTGGGCCGGGCGAGCCTCGGGGACGGGCCGGGCTGGCTCTCCTCGCTGCGCAAGGGCAAGGACGACCTGGAGCAGATGTTGGACGTGCTCGGCCACCTGTCCGTCCGGGGCCTCGCGCTGGACTGGAAGAAAGTGGACCCGGAGCCCACGCGGCGCCGGGTGGTGCTGCCGCGCTACCCGTGGCAGCGGCAGCGACACTGGGCCCTGTCCGAGTCGGCGCCGGCTCCGCGCGCGGCGTCGGCCGAGGCGGGGGAGTTGTACGGCGTGGAGTGGCGGAGCGTGCCCGCCGCGGCGCCCGTGCCCGGCCCGGCGCCCGGCACCTGGTGGGTGCTGGAGGACGGGGGCGGCGTGGCCGAGCGGCTCGCCGCGCGCATCGAGGCCCAGGGCGGCACCTGCGTGCGCTCGCGGCGACTGCCCGAGGGCGCGGCGTGGGCCGACTGCGCGGGCGTGGTGGTGCTCTCGGGGCTGGACGCGCGGGACGTGACGGGTCCGGAGGTGGGCGCGGCCTGTCTGGAGCTGACGGCGGCGCTGCGGGCCCTGGAGGCGGTGCCGGAGGCGCGGGCCCGGGTCTGGGCCGTGACGCGGGGGGCGTGGCGGGAGGCGCCCGCCCAGGCGGTGCTCTGGGGCCTCGGACGGACCCTGACGCTGGAGCACCCCCGGCACTGGGGCGGACTCATCGACCTGGACGCGGGCGGGGACGTGGACGGCCTCTGGGCGGCGCTCCAGGCCCCGGGCGGCGAGGATCAGCTCCGCCTGGAGGGCGGCACGCGGCAAGTGGCGCGGCTGGTGAAGCGCGAGCCGCCCGCGACCCAGCCCCTCGCGGTGCGCGCGGACGCCACCTACCTGGTGACGGGCGGGCAGGGCGCGCTCGGCCTGGAGCTGGCGCGCGAGCTGGTGGGTCGGGGCGCGCGGCACCTGGTGCTCACCTCGCGCGGCGCCTTCCCCGAGCGCGCGCACTGGGACGAGCTCGTGAGCCAGGGGGATGAGCGCGCGGCGCGGATCTCCGCGGTGCGGGAGCTGGAGGCGGCGGGCGCCGAGGTGTGGCTGGTGCAGGCGGACGTCTCCCGGCGCGAGGACATGGCGGCCCTGCTCGAGCGGATGCGCGGCGCGCTGCCGCCCCTGCGCGGTCTCGTGCACGCGGCGGCGGTGTCCGAGAAGCGCGAGGGCCGGACGCTGGACGCGGACGCGCTCGGCCGCGTGCTCGCGCCCAAGGCGGAGGGGGCGTGGCACCTGCACACCCTCACGCGCGAGACGCCGCTGGACTTCTTCGTGCTCTTCTCGTCGGTGGCCGCGGTGTGGGGCTCGGCGGGCGAGGGCGCCTACGCGGCGGCCAATGCCTTCCTGGACGCGCTCGCGGCGCACCGGCGGGCCCAGGGGCTGGTGGCCACGAGCATCGCCTGGGGCCTCTGGGAGGGCGAGGGCACGGGGACGGCGCGGGATCGGCGGTGGTTGGAGAGCGTGGGCCTGGGCGCCCTGCCGCGCGCCTCGGGACGAGCCTGGTGGGCGCGGCTGGTGGGCGCGGACGTGACCGAGGGCGTGGTGGCCCTGGTCGACTGGGAGCGGCTGCGGCCCCTGCTCGAGGCCCGGAGCCCGAGGCCCTTGCTGTCGCTGCTGCCCGGGAGTGAGAACGTCCCGCGCGCGCCGACGCGAGGTCCCCCCGCGCCCGGGGCCCTGGACGTGCTCGTGCGCGAGACGGTGTCGCGCACGCTCGGCCTGCCCGCGGAGGCCGGGGTGGACGACACGCGCGGCTTCCACGAGCTGGGGCTGGACTCCATCATGGCGGTGGAGCTCAAGACGGGCCTGGAGGCCGCGCTGGGGCTGACGCTGCCAGCGACCCTGGCGTTCAACTACCCGAGCGTCCGGGCCCTCACGGAGCACCTGGCCACGCGGCTGGGCTCGCAGGTGGAGGAAGCCCCCGCGGCGTCCGCGCCCCGGGAGGTGGTGGACGCGGAGGAGCCCATCGCCATCGTCGGCATGGCGTGCCGGCTGCCCGGCGGCGTGGAGACCCCCGAGGCCTTCTGGCGGCTGCTGCGCGACGGCACGGATGCCATCTCGGAGATTCCCCGGGATCGCTGGGCGGTGGAGGACTGGTACGACCCCGACCCGGCCACCCCGGGGAAGATGGCCGTGCGCCAGGGCGGCTTCCTGCGCGACGTGGCGGGCTTCGATCCGGGCTTCTTCGGCATCTCGCCGCGCGAGGCGGAGAGCATGGATCCCCAGCAGCGGCTGATGCTGGAGGTGGCGTGGGAGGCGCTGGAGCGGGCGGGCCAGGACACGACGGCGTTGCGCGACTCGGCCACGGGTGTCTTCGTGGGCGTCACCACCACGGACTACGCCCGGGTCATCCTCCAGGGACGCCCCGAGGCGGTGGATGCGTGGTTCGCCTCGGGCACGTCGCTCAACGCGGTGGCCGGGCGCGTGTCGTATACGTTCGGCTTCAAGGGCCCGAGCATGGCGGTGGACACGGCGTGCTCCTCGTCGCTCACGGCGCTGCACCTGGCGTGTCAGAGCCTGCGCTCGGGCGAGTCCACGCGGGCGCTCGCCGCGGGCGTCAACGTCATCCTCGCCCCCGAGCCGATGATGGCGGCGAGCCGGGCGCGCATGCTGGCGCCGGACGGGCGGTGCAAGACGTTCGACGCCTCGGCCAATGGCTTCGCGCGGGCCGAGGGCTGCGGGGTGCTGGTGCTCGAGCGGCTGTCGGACGCGCGCGCCCGGGGCTCCAACGTGCTGGCGCTCATCCGGGGCACGGCGGTGAACCAGGACGGGCCGAGCAGCGGCCTCACCGTGCCCAACGGCCTGGCGCAGCGCGAGGTCATCCAGCAGGCGTTGCGGCGCGGTGGCGTGGCCCCGGCGGAGGTGAGCTATCTGGAGGCCCACGGCACGGGCACGTCGCTGGGCGACCCCATCGAGGCGGAGGCCATGTGGTCCGTGCTCAAGGAGGGCCGGGCGCCGGGCGCCTCGCTGTGGATGGGCTCGGTGAAGACGAACCTGGGCCACCTGGAGTCGGCAGCGGGCGTGGCGGGCGTGATGAAGGTGGTGCTGGCGCTGCGGCACCGGCAACTGCCCGCGCACCTGCACCTGAAGACGCCCAACCCCCACATCGACTGGAAGGGCATGGGGGTGACGGTGCCGGTGGCGCTGACGGACTGGGCGCCCACCCAGGGCCGGCGCCTCGCGGGGGTGAGCTCGTTCGGCTTCAGCGGGACGAACGCCCACGTGGTGCTGGAGGAAGCCCCCCCGGCGCCCGAGCAACCCCGGAGCGAGGCGCGCGAGCACGTGCTGCTGCTCTCGGCGCGCAGCGAGGAGGCCCTGCGGGTGCTGGCGGGCCGCTACGCGCGGGCGCTGGAGGCGGGCGCGTCCCTGGAGGACCTGTGCTTCACGGCGGCGGTGGGGCGGGCGCGCTTCGAGCACCGGGGGGCCTGGACGGCCCGGACGGCGGAGGAGCTGCGCGCGCGCCTGCTGGAGGTGGAAGCGGGACGGGAATTGGCGGGCGCGCGTGCGCGGGCCGAGGCGCTCGGCGAGGGCACCCCGGCGCCCCCGGGTGGACACCGGGTGGAGGCGCCCACCTATCCCTTCGAGCGCCAGCGCTACTGGTGGCGCGAGCCGGCGGTGCGTCCGGTGGCCGCGGCGTCGCATGTGCCTCACGCCGTGCCCCACTTTGGCCGGCGGCTGCGCTCGCCCGCGCTCGACGCGCTCGTGTACGAGGCGGTGTATGGCCCCTCGGGGCCGGTGCACCTGGAGGACCACCGGCTCTTCGGCACGCGGGTGGCCGCGGGCTCCTCGCACGTGTCGTTGGTGCTATCGGTGCTCCAGGACGTGCATGGCTCGCCCGTGTGCACGCTGGAGAACGTGGCCTTCCCCCAGGCCCTGTCGCTCGGGGACGACGAGGAGCGCACGCTCCAGGTCATCGTCGCGCCGCCGGAGCGGGGCGGGGCCTTCGAGGTGAAGTCCTGGAGCGGCGCGCGCGACGGCACGGACGCCTGGGTGCTGCACGCGAGCGGCACGGTGCGCGTGGGGTCCCCCACGTCCCCCGAGCCCTGGTCGTCCCGCGAGCAGCTCCTGCCGCGCTGCTCCGAGCGGCACTCCGGCGAGACGCTGTACCAGGCCATGCGCGCGCGCGGCTACACGCTCGGGCCGGGCTATCAGTGGATCCACTCGGTGGCGCGCGGCGGCCATGAGCTGGTGGGCGAGCTGCGGCTGCCCGCGCTGCGCGACTCGCTGGACGATCACGTGCTGCACCCGGGCCTGGTGGACTCGTGCTTCCAGGTGCTCGCGAGCTGGACGTTGGATCTCCTGGCGAAGCAGCAGGACACCCTGCTCATCCCCTTCAGCCTCGAGCGCTTCACCGTGCACCGCCGACCGAGGGGCGCGGTGTGGTGCCATGCGCGGATCCGCGAGGGCCGCGAGGAGGAGAACACCCTCGTGGGGGGCGACCTGCGCCTCTTCGACGAGGAGGGGCTGGTGGCGGAGGCGCTCGGCTTCCGGGGCCGGATGGCGAGCCGCGAGGTCTTCCACGTGGGCGCCGCGCCCCGCTCGGAGGACGCCCGCTACGAGGTGCACTGGGCCCCCGCGCCGCCACGCGCCCCGGGCTCGCTCCTGGACGGAGGGCGCCCCTGGAGCCTGTGGATGGATGCGGGCGGCGTGGGCGAGCACCTCGCCCGCCAGCTGGAGGCGAGCGGCGCCACGGTGCGGCGGATCCACTCCGCGGGAGAACTGCCGCCGGAGAGCCTGGGAGTGGTGTACCTCGCGGGGCTCGACGCGCGCATTCCCGACAACGCCTCCGCCGAGGCCGCCCAGCACGCGGTGCTCGAGGCGAGCGGGGGCGTGTTGGATCTCGTGAAGGCCCTGGGCGCGCGCGGAGGTGACACGCCGGTGTGGCTCGTCACCCGAGGCGCGCGGACAGTGGCGCCCGGGGCCGCGCCCGCCCTGGCCCAGGCGCCGCTGTGGGCCCTGGGCCGGGTCATCGATCGGGAACTGCCCGGCTCGCGCTGGGCCCGGGTGGACCTGGAGCCCGGGGACGACGCGGGGGGTCTGGACCTGCTGCTCGCCGAGCTGGCCGCGGGCGTGGATCCCGCCGAGCGCGAGGTGGCCTTCCGGGGCGGCACGCGCCTGCACCCGGTGCTGCGCGAGGGCCCGCCGGTCGCGGACGGGGCCGTGGGCTTCGCGCGCGAGGCGACGTACCTCATCACCGGAGGACTCGGAGGGCTGGGCCTGGAGGTGGCGAAGTGGATGGTGGAGCGGGGCGCGCGGCACCTGATGTTGGTGGGCCGCCGGGCGCCGTCGTCCGCCGCCGAGGAGGCGATCCTCGAGCTGGAGCGCGCGGGCGCCCACGTCGCCGTCGAGTCGGTGGACGTCTCGCGCGAGGAGGACATCGTGCGGCTGCTGCACCGCATCGACGTGGACGCGCCGCCCCTGCGCGGCATCGTCCACGCGGCGGGCGTGCTCGATGACGGGGCGCTCGGCCAGCAGGACCGCGAGCGCTTCGCGCGGGTGATGGACCCGAAGGTGGCGGGCGCGTGGAACCTGCACCGGCTCACGCGGGGCCTGTCCCTGGACTTCTTCGTCCTCTTCTCCTCGGCCTCGGCCACCGTGGGCTCGCCGGGCCAGGGCAACTACGCCGTGGCCAACGCCTTCCTGGACGCGCTCGTGCACGAGCGGCGGGCCCAGGGGCTTCCAGCGCAGTCCCTCGCCTGGGGGCCGTGGGCGGAGACGGGCATGGTGGGCGCGCCCGATGGCCAGCTGGCGCGAGCGCTCGCACGGCGGGGCATCCGCCCATTGCCGACCCAGCGGGCCCTCGCGCTGTTCGAGGAGGCGCTGCGGCACGGCGCGCCGCACGTGGCGCTCATGTCCATTCAGTGGCCGGTGTACCTGGAGGCGCTCGGGGCCCTGGGCCGCTCCTCCTTCTATGGGGGCCGTGTGCCCGCGCCGGCGCGACTCCCCGCACCCGTCCGGGACGCACCGCTCGCCCGACGGCTCCAGGAGGTGGCGCCCCACGAGCGGGCCCGCCTCCTGGCGCGCGGGCTCCAGGACGAGGCGGCGCGGGTGCTGCGGCTGGAGGCCTCACGCGTGGACTGGCGTCAGGGCTTCGCGGAGCTGGGCATGGACTCGCTGATGGCCATCGAGCTGCGGGACATTCTCCAGAAGCAGCTCGGGGTGTCGGTGCCGGCCACGGTGGCGTTGGACCACCCGACCATCGACTTCCTGGCGCGCCATCTGCTCGCCGAGGTGTTGAAGCTGGACGGGGGCGAGGTGCCCGCGGTGGCTCCCGTGCCGACGGCGGCACCCGTGGTGGCTCCGCCCGGAGCCGGGGACAACCTGGACGGGCTGTCGGACGAGGAGCTGGCGCGGCTGGTGGCGGAAGACCTGGCGAGGGACTCGTGA